In one Macaca fascicularis isolate 582-1 chromosome 6, T2T-MFA8v1.1 genomic region, the following are encoded:
- the LOC135971191 gene encoding double homeobox protein 4C-like: MALPTPGDGALPAGARGRGRRRRLVWTPSQREALRACFERNPYPGIATREELAQAIGIPEPRVQIWFQNERSRQLRQHRRESRPWPGKRGPQEGRRKRTAVTRSQTALLLRAFQQDRFPGIATREELARETGLPESRIQIWFQNRRARHPGQGGGAPAHAGGPGDAAPGGCPPAPSPVASTHTGAWGTGLPAPHVPCAPWTLPPGAFVGQGAGAVAPLQPSQAAQAAGISHPAPAGGDWDFSYAALATPEGALSHPQTPRGWPPRPSQWRGDRDPQHHSLPGPCSVGQPGPAGAEPQGQGVLAPPTSQGSPWWGWGQGPQVAGAAWEPQVGAAPPPGPAPPEASAGQEQMQAIRAPSPPLQEPGRSSALPCSLLDELLETPEFLQQGQPLLETEAPTELQDVGEPALLEPLLLSDEEYRALLEEL; the protein is encoded by the coding sequence ATGGCTCTCCCGACACCCGGCGACGGCGCCCTCCCGGCGGGAGCCCGAGGACGAGGACGGCGAAGGAGACTCGTTTGGACCCCgagccagagggaggccctgcgagcctgctttgagcggaacccgtacccgggcatcgccaccagggaagagctggcccaggccatcggcattccggagcccagggtccagatttggtttcagaacgagAGATCGCGCCAGCTGAGGCAGCACCGGCGGGAATCTCGGCCCTGGCCCGGGAAACGCGGCCCGCAAGAAGGCAGGCGAAAGCGGACCGCCGTCACCCGGTCCCAGACCGCCCTGCTCCTGCGAGCCTTCCAGCAGGATCGCTTTCCAGGCATCGCCACCCGGGAAGAACTGGCCAGAGAGACGGGCCTCCCGGAGTCCCGgattcagatttggtttcagaaccggagggccaggcacccaggccagggtggcgGGGCACCGGCGCACGCAGGCGGCCCGGGCGACGCGGCCCCCGGCGGGTGTCCCCCCGCTCCCTCGCCGGTCGCCTCCACCCACACCGGGGCGTGGGGAACGGGGCTTCCCGCCCCCCACGTGCCCTGCGCGCCCTGGACTCTCCCACCGGGGGCTTTcgtgggccagggagcaggggccgtcgccccgctgcagcccagccaggctgcgcAGGCAGCAGGGATCTCCCATCCCGCCCCGGCAGGCGGGGATTGGGATTTTTCCTACGCTGCCCTGGCGACTCCGGAAGGGGCgctctcccaccctcagactcCCCGGGGGTGGCCTCCGCGCCCGAGCCAATGGCGGGGGGATCGGGACCCGCAGCACCACAGCCTGCCGGGCCCTTGCTCGGTGGGACAGCCTGGGCCCGCTGGAGCTGAGCCGCAGGGCCAGGGTGTGCTGGCGCCGCCCACGTCCCAGGGGAGtccgtggtggggctggggccaggggccccAGGTCGCCGGGGCGGCGTGGGAGCCCCAAGTCGgggcagctccacctccggggcccGCGCCCCCGGAGGCCTCCGCGGGGCAGGAGCAGATGCAAGCCATCCGGGCGCCCTCCCCGCCGCTCCAGGAGCCTGGGCGCTCGTCTGCactcccctgcagcctgctggaTGAGCTCCTGGAGACCCCCGAGTTTCTGCAGCAGGGGCAACCTTTGCTGGAAACGGAGGCCCCGACGGAGCTGCAGGACGTGGGAGAGCCCGCTTTGCTGGAACCGCTACTCCTCAGCGACGAGGAGTACCGGGCTCTGCTGGAGGAGCTTTAG
- the LOC135971192 gene encoding double homeobox protein 4C-like, which produces MALPTPGDGALPAGARGRGRRRRLVWTPSQREALRACFERNPYPGIATREELAQAIGIPEPRVQIWFQNERSRQLRQHRRESRPWPGKRGPQEGRRKRTAVTRSQTALLLRAFQQDRFPGIATREELARETGLPESRIQIWFQNRRARHPGQGGGAPAHAGGPGDAAPGGCPPAPSPVAFTHTGAWGTGLPAPHVPCAPWTLPPGAFVGQGAGAVAPLQPSQAAQAAGISHPAPAGGDWDFSYAALATPEGALSHPQTPRGWPPRPSQWRGDRDPQHHSLPGPCSVGQPGPAGAEPQGQGVLAPPTSQGSPWWGWGQGPQVAGAAWEPQVGAAPPPGPAPPEASAGQEQMQAIRAPSPPLQEPGRSSALPCSLLDELLETPEFLQQGQPLLETEAPTELQDVGEPALLEPLLLSDEEYRALLEEL; this is translated from the coding sequence ATGGCTCTCCCGACACCCGGCGACGGCGCCCTCCCGGCGGGAGCCCGAGGACGAGGACGGCGAAGGAGACTCGTTTGGACCCCgagccagagggaggccctgcgagcctgctttgagcggaacccgtacccgggcatcgccaccagggaagagctggcccaggccatcggcattccggagcccagggtccagatttggtttcagaacgagAGATCGCGCCAGCTGAGGCAGCACCGGCGGGAATCTCGGCCCTGGCCCGGGAAACGCGGCCCGCAAGAAGGCAGGCGAAAGCGGACCGCCGTCACCCGGTCCCAGACCGCCCTGCTCCTGCGAGCCTTCCAGCAGGATCGCTTTCCAGGCATCGCCACCCGGGAAGAACTGGCCAGAGAGACGGGCCTCCCGGAGTCCCGgattcagatttggtttcagaaccggagggccaggcacccaggccagggtggcgGGGCACCGGCGCACGCAGGCGGCCCGGGCGACGCGGCCCCCGGCGGGTGTCCCCCCGCTCCCTCGCCGGTCGCCTTCACCCACACCGGGGCGTGGGGAACGGGGCTTCCCGCCCCCCACGTGCCCTGCGCGCCCTGGACTCTCCCACCGGGGGCTTTcgtgggccagggagcaggggccgtcgccccgctgcagcccagccaggctgcgcAGGCAGCAGGGATCTCCCATCCCGCCCCGGCAGGCGGGGATTGGGATTTTTCCTACGCTGCCCTGGCGACTCCGGAAGGGGCgctctcccaccctcagactcCCCGGGGGTGGCCTCCGCGCCCGAGCCAATGGCGGGGGGATCGGGACCCGCAGCACCACAGCCTGCCGGGCCCTTGCTCGGTGGGACAGCCTGGGCCCGCTGGAGCTGAGCCGCAGGGCCAGGGTGTGCTGGCGCCGCCCACGTCCCAGGGGAGtccgtggtggggctggggccaggggccccAGGTCGCCGGGGCGGCGTGGGAGCCCCAAGTCGgggcagctccacctccggggcccGCGCCCCCGGAGGCCTCCGCGGGGCAGGAGCAGATGCAAGCCATCCGGGCGCCCTCCCCGCCGCTCCAGGAGCCTGGGCGCTCGTCTGCactcccctgcagcctgctggaTGAGCTCCTGGAGACCCCCGAGTTTCTGCAGCAGGGGCAACCTTTGCTGGAAACGGAGGCCCCGACGGAGCTGCAGGACGTGGGAGAGCCCGCTTTGCTGGAACCGCTACTCCTCAGCGACGAGGAGTACCGGGCTCTGCTGGAGGAGCTTTAG